A DNA window from Helianthus annuus cultivar XRQ/B chromosome 15, HanXRQr2.0-SUNRISE, whole genome shotgun sequence contains the following coding sequences:
- the LOC118487386 gene encoding uncharacterized protein LOC118487386, whose translation MAKGRTLTISRSERFFGSYGYNGNDHDAVDNDVELREDDVWSMVDDVVNGTGSNEGDQHIITSDWTSRASMGGATRSRGRAGGLSVVFDDQPVKMAAASKRIVHQFRNGSDNMASPRGRHVATSAPVNVPDWSKIYRVDSVESMHDSDDGTDEHDSDMVPPHEYLARSHRSAAKSVFEGVGRTLKGRDMSRVRDAVWSQTGFDG comes from the coding sequence ATGGCAAAAGGTCGGACACTTACAATCAGCCGAAGCGAGCGTTTTTTCGGGAGCTATGGGTACAACGGCAACGACCATGACGCGGTGGACAATGATGTAGAATTAAGAGAAGATGACGTATGGTCTATGGTTGATGATGTGGTCAACGGCACAGGTTCCAACGAGGGCGATCAACATATTATCACTAGTGATTGGACCTCACGCGCCTCTATGGGAGGTGCTACAAGAAGTCGTGGGCGTGCGGGCGGATTATCCGTGGTGTTTGATGATCAGCCTGTAAAGATGGCTGCGGCGTCAAAGAGGATCGTTCACCAGTTTCGCAACGGAAGTGACAACATGGCGTCTCCACGTGGACGCCATGTTGCCACTTCCGCACCAGTGAACGTGCCTGATTGGTCAAAAATATATCGAGTTGACTCAGTTGAGTCGATGCATGACTCGGATGATGGGACAGATGAACATGACTCGGATATGGTCCCACCACATGAGTACTTAGCGCGTAGTCATAGATCAGCCGCCAAGTCAGTTTTTGAAGGCGTCGGTCGGACCCTTAAGGGCCGAGACATGAGCCGGGTTCGTGATGCCGTTTGGAGCCAAACCGGATTTGATGGCTAG